Within the Sebaldella sp. S0638 genome, the region GTAATTTTTTCCATTATCTGAGAGTAAGGATTATAGATGAAGTGCCGAAGGTCATAGAAGAGACATATATGCCGGAATTTTTATTTAAGGAAATGACTAAGGAAGTAGTGGAAAAATCTATGTTCGACTTTATCGAGAATACTTCAGGATATAAAATAAGCCATGATTCCAAAGAGATAAAAGGTGTACAGCTCACAAAAGACGAGGCAAAACTGCTTAATCATAAGGAAAATGACATTGCCCTTGAAATAACTCATAAAGTTTATCTCATAAAATCTATACTTGCACAGTATACTAAAGAAATAATTATTGATAACTTTTTTAAGGTTATTACCGTAAAATAAAAAATCCCCTGAGTTTTGGATGAATATTCAGGGGATTTTTATATTAATATTCTATATTTTTTTTACTATTTTTGCAGGGCAGCCTGCTGCCAGCACATTATCCGGAATATCCTTTACTACTACCGAACCTGAAGCTACCACTACGTTATTCCCTATGGTAACTCCGGGATTCACTACAGTTCTTCCGCCAAGCCATACATTATCTCCTATTTTTACAGGTTTGGCCGACTCTATTCCCGATGTTCTTTCTGCTGCATCAAGTGGATGGGTAGCAGTGTAAATATGCACTCCCGGTGCCACAAAGCAGTTATCTCCTATTTCTATACTGCATACATCAAGAAAAACACAGTCAAAATTAGCATAAAAATTGTCTCCGACGCTTATATTATAGCCGTAATCACATTTAAAATGAGATTCTACGTATACATTCTTTCCGGCTTTTCCAAAGATTTCCCTGATTTTTTTCTCTCTTTTTTCCTGTTCATCTTCACTTATATCATTGAATTCCCTTACAGCTCTTCTGACACTCGCTCTCTCTTTTACCAGTATTTCATCATAAGCATTATAATTTTCACCATTTAACATCTTTTCTTTTTCGCTTTTCATAAAAAGTCCTCTCCCTGTTTTATTATTGCTCTGCTCCTGATTTTACCAGCAAATTTTCAATTTCCTTATACTTTCTTTCTTTTGCATGCATAAACGGAGTCACACCGTTTTTGTCTGCTATATTAGGATTGGCTCCGTGTTTCAGAAGCAAATCTGTAATCTCAATATGCTTTTTCCCGCCGTCTCCGAGAATAATCGCTTCGAGAAGTGCCGTCCAGCCGAGATTATTTATATGATTCACATTTATATCAGTATTTTCAAGAAGATACTTTACAGTTTCGGTATGTCCACGCTCAGAAGCAGGGATCAAAGCTACTCCGCCATATCTGTTCGTAATTTTTGTATCTGCCCCGGCTTTTACAAGAAGCTTTAGTATATCGAGCTGCCCTTCTGCACCTGAATAAAGAAAAGGATTGTTTTTCATATCATCCTGTGCATTAATATCAGCTTTATTTTCTATAAGCAGTTTTGAAATTTCATAATTATTATTATAAACTGCAATCATAAGAAGCGTTCTGTCTCTCTCATCTTTCACATTCACATCTGCCCCTTTTTCAAGAAACTCTTTTGTTTTATTATAGTCATTACTCTCCACTGCATTGATAATCTCACTTTTCATGTCTGAAACCTCCTTTTGCTCATTCCTGTTTTTCCCCATACTGCATTGATATATTAATACAACAGTCAGAATTAATATTACCGGCAAAAATATTTTTTTCGTCATTTTTTCGCTGCTCTCTCCTAAACCGGAAATTTTTCTAAATCTTCCATAATCTTATCATATGTATCGCTTCCTTCATAACCCAGCATTTCAAATACTATTTTCTGACGTTTCATTGCATTAAGAGCCAGTTCTTTTAATTCCGGACTTATTTTCCCGGTAATTTTTATCTCGCCCAATGCTACTGCTATTATTACCTGATCTGTAGCTATAAGGGAGTATTCGTCTTTTTCTATAAGTTCTGTTATTTTTTTCTTGCTAAAATTATCAGGTTTCAAATAATGAAAGTCCCATATTTCAGAAACAATTCTTTTGGGAAGTGTAAATATTTTCCCCTCATAATCACCGCTTTTAAATAAGTCTTCCAGTTCATAAAGTGTATCTGCACCATTGTCATTTCCGAAAGGTGCTTCATCATCAGCACAGTCATAATAGAATTCTTCACTGAAATACTCCACAAAATTCGGATGGCTTGTTTCTCTTGCAAGTCCTGTTTCCTCTTCATCAAGATATAATTTGCTCTCTTCTTTTGCCATAATTAGACCTCCTTAAATACAATAATTTCATATTAAAAATTTAAAATTAAAAACTGTCTTATTGCTTTTACTAAAAATAAACCACTTTCATTTACAAATCAGGCTCGTTTTATCTGCATATTCCGCTGTTTACAGCTACCTTTTTCACTGCTTCCGCCACATATTCCGCCACTCTTTTATCAAATACATCAGGAATTATGTAATCCTTTCTTAGGTCACCATCCTCAAGAATATATGCTATAGCCTTTGCAGCTTCTATTTTCATATCTTCTGTTATTTTCTTCGATTTAGCATCAAGCGCTCCCCTAAAAAGCCCCGGAAATGCCAATACATTATTTATCTGATTAGGATAATCGGAACGTCCGGTTCCCACTACAGCTGCGCCTGCTTCCAAAGCATCTTCGGGCATTATTTCAGGCACAGGATTTGCCATGGCGAAAATAACCGCATCTTTATTCATATTCGCTACCATATCTTTTTTTAATATATTTCCCGCTGACACACCAATAAATATATCTGCTCCTGCCAAGGCGTCTGCAAGATTTCCTTTTTTATTATCTGTATTTGTGATTTCGGCAAGTTCTTTATGAAGTTCATTATATCCGCTGATATCATCTCTGTTCAGAATTCCTGATTTATCCACAGCAATAATATCTTTCACTCCAAGCTCTTTTACCATCTTACAGATAGAACTCCCTGCTGCTCCTGCACCGTTAACCACCACTTTTGCATCTTTCAGATCTTTCCCCAAGAATCTGTAAGCATTTATAAGTCCGGCGGTTACTACTATTGCAGTACCATGCTGATCATCGTGAAAAACAGGAATATCCAGCTCTTCTTTCAGTCTTTTCTCTATTTCTATACATCTCGGTGCTGATATATCCTCAAGATTTACCCCGCCAAGACTCGGTGCAAGAAGTTTCACCGTTTTTATGATCTCTTCGGTGTCCTGTGTATCAAGACAAATGGGAATTGCATCCACTCCGGCAAATTCCTTAAATAAAATTGCCTTTCCTTCCATTACCGGCAGTGCAGCTTCCGGTCCTATATTACCCAGCCCCAGCACAGCAGAACCATCTGTTACTACTGCTATCATATTTCCCTTCGATGTATATTTGTAGGCATCCTCTTTATTTTCAGCTATTCTCTTACAAGGCTCGGCTACTCCCGGAGAATATGCAAGACTCAAATCTTCTCTGTTTTCCACCTTTACCTTAGATACTACCTCGATTTTCCCCTTGTTTTTTTCATGCAGTTTCAGTGATTCATCAAATACAGACATTCTTTTCTCCTTTTTATGATATTATTCTTCTCTATATTTTTCCTGACCTTCAATATAAAGATCATTTCCGTGTATATCATTAATTACAATAACGGGAAAATCTTTAACCGCCAGTTCCCTTACAGCCTCTGTGCCTAATTCTTCCCAGGCTATTACCCTTGAGCTTATTATTGCCTTGGAAATCAGTGCCGCCGCACCTCCCGCCGCTGCAAAATACACAGCTTTATTCTTTACTATGGCACTTTTGACTTCATCAGACCTTTCGCCTTTACCTATCATTCCCTTTAATCCTTTTTCCAAAAGCAGCGGTGTATAAGCGTCCATTCTTCCGCTGGTAGTAGGTCCGGCACTTCCTATTATCTGTCCCGGCTTTTCAGGGGTAGGCCCTACGTAGTAAATAACCGCCCCTTCAGGTTCAAAAGGTAATTCCTGATTATTTTCCAGCAGTTCGCACATCTTTTTATGAGCCGCATCTCTTGCTGTATATATTATCCCGGAAATTTTTACTATATCTCCGGCTTTTAATTTTTCTATATCGTTTTTTTTCAAAGGGGTTTCTATATTCATTTCGTCTCCTTGATTTTACACTATAATTCTGTTTCTTTATGTCTCGCAGAATGGCAGTTTATATTTATTGCCAGCGGAAGTGAAGCAATATGACAAGGGTATGAATTCACCTTAACTGCAAGTGCTGTATTTTTCCCGCCGAGTCCCATAGGTCCAATTCCTGTTTTATTAATCAATTCCAAAAGATCCTTTTCCAATTCTCTGTTCACCGGGTCAGCACTTTCATCATCAATTTCTCTTAACAAAGCTTCTTTAGCGAGCATTGCTGCTTTCTCAAAGCTTCCTCCGAGACCAATCCCGACTATTATCGGCGGGCAGGGATTTCCTCCGGCACTAAGAACCGCTTCTACCACGGCTTTTTTTACCCCTTCTGTCCCATCGGAAGGCTTTAACATTTTTACCATACTCATATTTTCACTGCCTCCGCCTTTTGGTGCTACAATGATTTTCAGCTTGTCAGAGTTCGGGATCAGCTTTGTATGAATAACCGCAGGTGTGTTGTCTTTTGTATTAACTCTGTCAAGAGGGTGCTTTACCATTGACTTTCTCAGATAGCCATTTTCATATCCTCTTCTTACACCTTCATTTACAGCTTCATAAATATCACCGTTTACCTTTACTTCCGTTCCTATTTCAAGAAAAACTACTGTAAGTCCTGTATCCTGACACATTGGAACATGTTCCTTTTCAGCTATTTCATCATTTTCTATTATCTGCATAAGGATGTTTTTCCCTGTGTCGGAAACCTCATTATCAAGCGCTGCTTTCAGTTTCTCCATTATGTTTTTATCAAGAAAGTAATTTGCTTCTATACATAATCTTTCCACTTCCGATGTTACTTTTTCCAAATCAATTTGTTTCATTACTTTTCCGCCTTCTAACTATATTTTTCGGATAATTTTTCCAGACTGCCGTAATCAATTTTGCCGTTATGTCTTTTATCCACCGGAATTTTATCTATAAAAATTATTTTATCTGCGCTAATCCCCATTTCATTTATTTTCACTTCCAGATTATCCTGAATCTGAAACTGTTCTTCTTTATCCTCTGTATAATGAATTTCTATAAATAAAAGAATTCTACCTTTTTTACTGATAATTGCTGTTCTTTTTATATCTTTTTCAAAAGAAAGCATTGTTTCTATGGAAAAAGGATAGATTTTTTCACTGTCTCTGGAAATCTCTGCTTTTGCCCTTCCAAGAAGCCACAGCCTGCCTGAATCATCTATATATCCGAGATCGCCTGTTCTATGCCAGAATTTATCTTCTATTACTAATTTTGTCATATTCCCGCTGCCTCTTATATCATTCAGATAAGTATCCAGTACATGATCACCTGATACAATAATCTCCCCTTTTTCACCCTGTTTCAGTATATTCACAGGATCTCCGAAGCTTATTTCAGGATCATTTTCTATTATCATTAAATCTATGTCCTCTATGATTTTTCCCGCAAGAAGTCCGCCGCCGTTTTTCATTTTTTCCACATCGTTTTCTTCTAATTCATTATAGCATAATTCAGCCATTGGTTCAGCCTCTGATGAGCCGTAAATTATTTTTATTTCAGCATAAGGAAATAATTTTTTCAGGTTTTCCATTATCTCAGGAAATACAGGTACTCCCCCTGTGATAACCTTTTTTATACTATGGATACTTCTTCCTGTATTTTTATGTATTTCTATCATATTATCAAAAAATGAAGGAGGAGCAAGTATTGTATCCACACTTTCCGACATTATCTGCCCTGTAATAAGTCCGCCGTCAGTTTCCTCTATTTTCCTCAGATCTGTATCTGGAATTATACTTGTGAGTCCGCTGTGCATGTTTGATAATAAAAACATGGGAAATGCCACTAAAACTTTGTTATGTTCTGATATTTCAAGAGTTTTTTCCAGCACTTTCTGCTGTGCAGCAAGAAAACCGTGTGTTCTCAAAAGCCCTTTCGGTGTTCCTGTACTCCCGCTGGTAAATGTAACAAGTGCTTTTGTATCAGGAGCTGTTTCACTGCACGAAAAATCAAAAGAGTAATCTTCATATTCGGAAAATTTCCTGAATCCCGGCATTTTGCCGTTAGTCATGTATTTATTAGGTATTTTTCTTATTTCACTGTTCATATAGCAGAACATTCCCGCTTTTTTCCCGGAAATTATCAAAGCCTTTAACGGATGTATTTTACAGCAGTTCTTTATATGATTTGAATCTGCATAAGGATCAATAAAAACAGCTACCAGTTTCATCTTAAATATTGCCGCCAGTATAGAGTATAATTCCACAGACATCGGCAGAAACAGTAAAACACCATCTCCTTCCTGAAGTCCTGACTCTTTGAACATATTGGCTATTTTAGATGAATTTTTTTCAAGATAATTAAATGAGATTCTTGATGAAGTTTTAGTATCAATAACAGCTGTTTTATTAGGTAATTTTACAGCAAGTTCTTTTAGGATATCTGATACATTCATGATATCACCCTCCCGTACAGATGATATGTTCTCATGATTTCACCATATTTTCCGGAGATTTTCCCGGACATATTATCTTTATGAATCAAAGCATGAATTATATTTTTATAACCCTTTTCCACAGCAGTCTCATGAAATTTTTCCAGCAATACTGTTCCAAGTCCGAAATTCTGATATTCAGGATTTACTGCAAGAGTTTTTAAAATTACTGTCTCTATTTTATTCCCCGAAGACATCTCGTTATAATCAGGGATTCCAAAGACAAAACCTGCGGGTTTTCCGCTTTTATATGCGGTATATATAAAATCACAGTCCATGACATCCTTTATCTTCATATAAGAAGATATGAAATCTTCCCTGCTTATTTCCGAATATAAAAAGTTATCCTTAAACGACTCTATAGACATATCATATATTTCATTTATATATTTGTCAAAGTTTTCTTTATTAATTTTTTTTATCACTAAATCAGAATAAAATTTCATTTTTTTTAATTTTTCTGATACTCTGAATTTTTTCTCAGGCTCTTTTACCAGTACGGAATAATACTCTGCAATTACTTCATATCCTGATTCCATGAATATTTCAGGCCATTCCGGCGGATTATACGGTTCCAGAAAAAACGGATTTTTATTATCTCCTGTTATAAATCTGTATTTCTGCCATGTATTCCCGTCCAAAGGCCCTATAAGATATTCCAGTCTGTATTCCTTTGCCCTCTTATACATATACTCTGTTAAAAACAATCCCGCTTCTTTATTTTCAGCAGCAAAATGTCCGATATATCCCGTTTTTTTTCCCTGTATTTTATTTCCGGCATTCCATAATGACGCCCTTGCGAGAATATTCCCCTTATCTTCCGCAACAACACTTTCCAAAGCACCACATTTCTTCACATTTTCCCTGTCCAGATCAAAGCTTTCAAAATTACAAAATTTTTCCAGCTCATTTTCTGAAATAATATTTATCTTCATATAACCACCTTATTTTAAAAAAATATTTTTCCCCATATTGGTATTAAAACTATAAACGAACATAAAAATACTGTGAGCAGATGTTTTATAAGCCTGTGTTTATTCAGTGTATAATTTTTTCTTTCAGGCTGTAAAAAATTAAATATCAGTGTTGATAAACATACTGCTATTATGCAAAAAATCCAGATTACTTTTTCAAAAGAATCTGAAAAAATATTCATAAATATTGTAAGATAGGATATTCCTATCAGGCTGTTTATTAAAACCACCCTCTTAAAATCTATTTCAGGGTGTGTATATCTCATTCTCGCTGTCCCGATTATGGATAAATGTGATGAAATAACTGTGAGATACACATAAAATATATCCTCTGTATTTGTTATTCTGTAAATAACAAGCCAAAAAAGTGCTGGCAGACATATAATCAGCATTGTGAAAAAATCATAAGGTTCTTTTTTGTCAAAGTCAGGTTTTACAGTAACTGCTCTATATAAAACATAAAGAAAAAGAGTAGCCATAGTCCATTTTAAACCGCCTGTAATCCATACAAAATAACAGTAAAATGCTCCTGTCAAAGCTGCATCGTCTGATAGAGATGCGTATTTCTTTCCGAAAATAACTATTAAAAATAAAATTATCGTAACCAGAAGATTTATTCCCGTGGTGAAAATATCAGCTTCCATGGAACTTTTTAAAATAAAGAAACTTAACACGGGAACAAATATATTATCCAGTCCCCTCCATGATATAGCTTCGAGAATCATAGACAAAAACGCCATTAATAATGAAATTATCACTGATTCTGCAAGACCCAGAGGCGTAAAAAGAAGCAGCGATCCCAATGTTATGAATAATGTAACAAAGAAAAATATTGCTGATCCCTCTACTGATTTTTCTCCTACTACGGATTTATATTTTATTTTCCCGAACCTCACTCCTCCCAAAGCTGCCAGTGCATCTGGAAAAATGAGAATCAGAAGAGGTATATAATACAATATTCTGTTTGAATATGAAAATACCCACAGTATCACTATACTTACTATAAAGTACAAATCTCCCCTTGATTTTCTTTCTTCTTTTCTAAGTGCCTTTCCTATTCCTCCGCTGAATTTTTCCATATTTCTTAGCAGTAAAAGCACTATAATAAAGAATATTCCCAGATATACCACTCCTGTAAGCGTTTTAAAAATCAGCGGAAACAGCAGAGCTATGAGTCCCGATCCTATATGAAGAAGTTTTCTTGTTAGTTCCGAATCTGCTTTCCCCTTCTTCTCCAGTCTGTCAATTACCAAAAAAAGCAATCCATACAGTAAAAAAATTATCAGGATAAATACCAGTGTTTTCATTTTACTATCCTTTCCACCACAAAACCGGAATAAAAAAATGTTTTATCTATGGCATGAAGATTTTTTGCTGTTTCTGACAGGGAAATGATCTTATTTCCCAGTTCTTCCGGTCTGCTTCTCGGTACCATCATATTCCAGTATGCTAATACTGCACCGTTTGAAGAAAATTCATATATCTTTTCCAGAAGTTCTTTGTACTTTTCACTGGAGATATATTCAAATATATCGCTTAAATTGAATTTATCTATAGTTTCTTCTGAAGTTTCCAGATACTTCTCTATACTTACATTGTGTAATTCCAGCCTGTTCAGATTACTTTTTATTTTTTGAAAATTTTCCTTTCTCATGGCAAAAGGAAGATTTTTGGTATATTTTCCTGTAAGTATATATTCTATATAGGGATTTTCAGATACATCAAGTTCGGTAAAAGCATACTTTGCCTTTTCTGACATTACAGCTGAAAGACTCGTATTATCAGCATAATCAAAAAGTCTCGGGTCTCTCCCCAGTTTTCCCACAATGAACTTTGAAAAAAATATTCTGAATAGAATCTTCCATCTCAGATTATTCCATTTTTTATTATAAAATTCATATCTTTCTTCTTTATTTTTCTTTTCAAGAAGTTCCGCCACTCTTTTTTGGCTGTGAATAAGACTCAGGACTTTCTTTCTGAAAATCTGAAAAAAGTTATCGAATCTTCCGGTATTTATTACTCCTGCCTCTATTAAAGCCATATTCTCATTCCAGTATTTCTCAGTTTCTCCCAAAAGATAATCCTTTAATTTTCCATAGTATTCCTTTCTTCTTCTGCTCTCGCTAAACCCTAAAAATTCCAGCATTTCTTCATATTCAAGTGCCAGAAATGCGGCCTTTTTCAGCTCTACAAGTCTGAGCTGGACAGGATTCAGATCTATTCCTATTATCTTTCCCGGATTCTTAACCAGCATAGCAAAAGTATTTTCCCCTGCTGATGCTATGGACATACACACATCCCCTTCTTTAATATCCAGCACCTCAAGTAAAATCTCCGGATCTTCCCAGCATTGCGCATATCTTATTATAGAAAAATCAACTTTTCTGCTTACTTCGCTCTCCATTATACCTCCGCTTTTTTGATAACTCCTGTGCTTCCGTCTAATTCCACTATATCTCCGTCTTTCAGCCAGTCTGTGACCTTATTTACTCCGACCACTGCCGGTATGCCAAGCTCCCTTGCCACAATTGCGCTGTGGGAAAGCAGGCTTCCTTTTTCCACTATAAGTCCTTTAGCAAGAGGAAATACCATTACCCAGCCTGGATCAGTGGAATGTGCTACTATTATACTGCCTTTTTCTATAACGGTTTCATTAGGATTCATTACTACCTGAACTTTTCCCCGTACTATTCCTTTACAGCAGCCTGTCCCTTTTCTTATATCAGTATTGAGATTATCATCTTTATCAAGGGAAATATACTCAAAATCATCGCTTATAACCCCGAAAGTTTTAAATCTGTCAGGAAGTCTGTCCTTTTTTCTGTCTTCCCCAAGCTTTATCTTTCTCAGCTCCACTGTTTTTTTCATGTCAGGAAATGTAGAAGTCCCGTTTATCAAAGAAAATATCTCATCTTTTTCGAGATAAAATATATCTCCTTTATTATCAATAATTCTCTTTTCCTGAAATAATTCGCCCATTCTCAGAAAAATTCTTCTTACCTTGCCGTAAACTCTGGTTCTTTCATATCTCAGATTTTCCCTCAGTGCTGTATGCTTCCTTGCGAGCCTTAGCGTTCTTTTAAATCTGTATTTTTTTATAATATTACTCTTGAGTTTATCAAATACTTCTTTCTCTTTATCTTTCAATTCTGCCAAACTGTCATTCTTTTCCCGTTTTTCACTCTTTGCTGTTTCAAAAACTGTTTTTAATAAAAGTTCGGGATTTTCATGTAATGTTGGTGATTCTAGTTTCAGCTCGGCTATACTTCTGTCCCCGAATCTTTCCATATATTCATCAAAAATCTTTCTGAATTTTTCACTTTCAAATACTTTATTCTCAAAGTTTTTTATATCAGCGGCATTATTTATTATCCCCTCATCCCTGACAATATCTGCCATCTTTTCTATATATTTTGAAGGTTCCACACTCATAATTTCAGTTTCATGTACTATTAGTTCATTATGAAGGATTCCGTCTTCAGTATCCAGTTTATATTTTTGTATTCTGTTTTTCAGCACCCCAAATGATATCATTGTATAGAAATCATTTAAAATAGGGGTCTGCCAGTTATATAAAAGCTTATTTTCAAGTTCTGTATAATAATTATATAACTCATATTCCGACATTTCCCCTGTATTTCTATTTTCAAGAGTATTATTCAAAAGCTTTTTAAATCTTTTTACTTTAACATCTATAAAAATAAAGTTTATCCCAAATCCCAAAAAAGTCCTTACAAGTGTTACTCTGCTAAAAAAACGTCCTATACTGCCGGTTTCCTTTATACTTTTTTCCACTTCTTCGGGAAGTTCCTCTTTTACACCCATCATCTGTTCCATAAACTTTCTGTTTGCCTTAAATCCCGGAAAAAGTGTAAGAAGTTTATACCAGTTTAAAAGATTATAATAAATTCTGCTGTTAAGATATCCCAGCATACAGTTAAACACAGGCAGATAATCTCTTATTGTTTTTTTATCCACACCCATCAGCAGGGAAAACTGCTCGTATACCTTGGAATAAACACTTCTCACAAAAGAAAATGTAAGAGGAAGGGTTATTCCGCTGTAGCTTTCCACAATATTGCTGTTATCCCATATGATTTCCCTTTCTTTTTTCCGGTTTTTTCCAAGTGTGGTAACAGGTCTTGACTGTAATATATAAATTTCACCGTTTTCAATTCCCCATTCAATATCCCTAGGAGACCCGGATTTTTCCTCTGCTTTCTTTACTATAAGAGCGATTTTCTTTATATAATCATCATTCAGAACCTGACCATTTCTTTTGTCGATGTCTGTTTCTACATTTATAATACCTGAACCATTTTTATTATCCAAAACACGCATGATTTCTTTTTCATTTATCTGTTTACTGAGAATCTCGTTATTTTCCAAACTTACTATATATGTATCTCCCGAAATCTCCCCATTTACCAAACTTGACCCGAGACCGTATACAGCACTGATCACTGCTTCATTATTCCCGTTTACCGGATTTTTACTAAAGGCTACACCTGCTGATTCGGAATTTATCATTTTTTGTACTATTACAAAAGGAAGTTCATATTTTATATCTATATTATTGTTTTTTCCATACTCATATATATGATCTGCAAACATAGACTTCCATACTTTTTTTATATAAATTTCTATATCTTCTTTTTTTACATATAAAAAACTTTCCAGCTGACCGGCAAACGAAAACTTTTCAGAATCCTCAGCCCGTGCAGATGACCTTACTGCATAATATTCAGCAGCTCCAAGCTTCTCTGCGGCATCCAGAATCTGAATACTGTTCTCCCCAAACTGAAATTTATCTGTTAATTTTATAATTTCACTTTTATCACTAAAACTGGTAATGTCTTCTTCAATATTATCGTAAAAAATCTCCGGACTTACCCCAAACCATTCAGGAACAGTAAATCCATATTCTTCCAGTTCAAAAAGCCCTTTGATTTTTCCCCCGGTATTTTGAAAGCTGTGATAATTTTCCCTGTTCACAATATATTTTTTCATCTCTACCCCTTAATCAGCGGAATTATTCCCAGCATTAAATATACTGCCAATATCCATACCCCTGAAATTATTTCAAATATTCCTCCGTTTTTACGTTTTTTTATAAATTCAAATGATTTTATCACTGTTACTGTCACTATTAATCCAAGCAATATTCCTGTCAGAGCCAGAGAGTTTGTTTTTACAGCCGTTACCATACATAAAATAAAGCTTAGTATCTGTATAAAAACGAATATTAATACTGAATTTTTTATTCCCCATAACTTACTGTATGTTGACACCCCGTCTTCTTCATCTTCCGGAGCCCTTATTTTTCTTCCTGTTTCAGTACACATTCCATTTAAAAACCCTATTATCAGGTATAAACAAACATACGGCAGATATTTCCATTCCGGAAATGCGCCAAACTGATAAATAATAATAAATAAATGAAATAATATCATGATAATCATATGTGAAAAAACATAAACAGCCTGATGTTTATTCAGCCATTCAGGAACAAAAAATTCTTTTGTCATAAGTAACATGTACAGATAAACTAAACAAAATATTATAAGGACATTTTTATTAAAAAGTAAAATTAGTATGACCTGTATTAAAAATCCCCCGATACCTATATTCCTTAATTCTTTCAGTGTTACAAGCCCTCTTGGCACAGGTCTGTAAGCCCTGTATTTCATGTCTTCTTCAAAATCCTTAAACTCGTCTGCTATTCTTAACTGAAGAAAAAATATAAACATAATAACAAAAACAATAATTATATCTTTTAGTACCGGAAATACAAAATTATTTTGAAGTATCTGCACAAAGCACAATGTGGAAACTGAAAGAATCAATATCAAAAGACCATGTTTAAATACCGGAAATCTCTCTTTCTGATAAATATATAACGTCTTTAATGTCATTATTCCCCCTTTTTATTTCTCATCCTTGAAAAAATCTTATGAGCTCTTGTAAAATTATTCGAACATATTGCAGCAGATATGGATAATTCTCCTGCCAGACACATTCCTGCTACTATTTCAGCAAATTTACCGGCATTTCCCGCTCCATATGCCCCTAGAACTTCAAGATATGTTTTCTGTGTGGGAAGAATTGTCCCTCCGCCCACTGTTCCCACAAT harbors:
- a CDS encoding UbiA family prenyltransferase, with protein sequence MTLKTLYIYQKERFPVFKHGLLILILSVSTLCFVQILQNNFVFPVLKDIIIVFVIMFIFFLQLRIADEFKDFEEDMKYRAYRPVPRGLVTLKELRNIGIGGFLIQVILILLFNKNVLIIFCLVYLYMLLMTKEFFVPEWLNKHQAVYVFSHMIIMILFHLFIIIYQFGAFPEWKYLPYVCLYLIIGFLNGMCTETGRKIRAPEDEEDGVSTYSKLWGIKNSVLIFVFIQILSFILCMVTAVKTNSLALTGILLGLIVTVTVIKSFEFIKKRKNGGIFEIISGVWILAVYLMLGIIPLIKG